A part of Gemmatimonas groenlandica genomic DNA contains:
- a CDS encoding SLC13 family permease, whose amino-acid sequence MSPALLSLLALLLVVAASLTSRVNVGVLAVALAWGIATFAADWKVEQLMAVFPSSLFLTLLGVTLLFGVAQANGTMQAVSQHGVRLLGGRSALLPPFFFVLACLISTSGPGAIATTALLAPLAMGIAHRAKAPMLLMALMVGNGANAGNLSPISAIGALVQTLMAKAGLGGHATEVLVMNFAAHAIVAIAAWAMFGGPAMLSHGRVVVDEERTPFTRAHWTTLAVGVLWVSSVLLFKFNPGLTAFAAAAVLVLIGIGDDSAMLKQVPWPVIVMVCGVSVLIGVLEKTGGMDLFTTLLSKLATPGSVNGVIAGVTGLISTYSSTSGVVYPAFLPAVPGLVAKLGGGHPLQIAISINVGAALVDVSPLSTIGALCIAAVPAGHDTKQLFRQLLMWGFAMTIVGALFCQFLVPVFIR is encoded by the coding sequence ATGAGTCCCGCGCTGCTGTCACTGCTGGCCCTGCTGCTGGTGGTGGCGGCCAGTCTCACCTCACGCGTGAATGTCGGCGTGCTGGCGGTGGCGCTGGCCTGGGGCATCGCGACGTTCGCGGCCGACTGGAAAGTCGAACAGTTGATGGCGGTGTTTCCCTCGTCGCTGTTTCTCACGCTGTTGGGGGTGACCCTGCTGTTCGGCGTGGCGCAGGCCAATGGCACGATGCAGGCCGTCTCGCAGCACGGCGTACGGCTCCTCGGCGGGCGGTCCGCCCTGTTGCCCCCGTTCTTCTTCGTGCTGGCCTGCCTGATCTCCACCAGCGGACCGGGCGCCATCGCGACCACGGCACTCCTGGCCCCCTTGGCGATGGGCATCGCGCATCGGGCGAAGGCGCCGATGTTGCTGATGGCCCTGATGGTGGGGAACGGGGCGAACGCCGGCAACCTGTCGCCGATCAGCGCTATCGGTGCGCTGGTGCAGACCCTGATGGCGAAGGCCGGGCTGGGCGGCCATGCGACCGAGGTCCTGGTCATGAACTTCGCGGCGCACGCGATCGTGGCGATCGCGGCGTGGGCGATGTTCGGCGGACCGGCGATGCTGAGCCACGGTCGCGTGGTGGTCGACGAGGAGCGCACCCCCTTCACGCGCGCTCACTGGACGACACTGGCCGTCGGCGTCCTCTGGGTGAGCAGCGTGCTGCTGTTCAAGTTCAACCCCGGGCTCACCGCCTTCGCCGCGGCGGCGGTGCTGGTATTGATTGGTATCGGCGACGACAGCGCAATGCTGAAGCAAGTGCCTTGGCCGGTGATCGTGATGGTGTGCGGGGTGAGCGTGCTGATCGGCGTGCTGGAGAAGACCGGGGGCATGGATCTCTTCACGACGCTCCTGTCGAAGCTGGCCACGCCCGGCTCGGTGAACGGGGTGATCGCCGGCGTGACGGGCCTGATCTCGACCTATAGCTCCACCTCGGGCGTCGTGTATCCGGCGTTTCTCCCGGCGGTGCCGGGGCTGGTCGCCAAGCTCGGTGGCGGCCACCCGCTGCAGATCGCGATCAGCATCAACGTGGGTGCGGCGTTGGTCGACGTCTCACCGCTCTCGACGATCGGCGCCCTGTGCATCGCGGCTGTTCCGGCCGGTCACGACACGAAGCAGCTGTTCCGTCAGCTCCTGATGTGGGGCTTTGCCATGACGATCGTGGGTGCGCTCTTCTGTCAGTTCCTGGTGCCAGTATTCATTCGCTGA
- a CDS encoding helix-turn-helix transcriptional regulator, with amino-acid sequence MAAADKLTRWFDLIAALLRRRNGGTFEEFRYDVPAYITAAVNEASIMRTFERDKDELRAFGVAIETLPDGDGGESRYRLRPDEFYLPLLALCESRIVSALEVRTIARPKGIGFQTLPVLAITPDECLTLRRAAGRVRALGNPTLDADAAGAIRKLEQDVGLLPIGEPIVAAVKVHASTFEVLGAALSARQRVTFSYASMGRNQQSMRTVEPYGLVFLTGHWYLVAHDPTQQALRQFRVSRISKPKYNAQKKQPDYVIPATFDLEAHAASRQSWELGDEEAVSVVVAFRGESGQVQQGMQLGEETSTPSERCFRVRRRDPFLRWLLTFGGDASIVSPAEWHGSWRTLLHDTLSAHRAAQSLANAAEVA; translated from the coding sequence ATGGCTGCTGCGGACAAGCTGACCCGCTGGTTCGATCTGATCGCGGCGCTCCTGCGGCGCCGGAACGGTGGGACGTTCGAGGAGTTTCGTTACGATGTGCCGGCCTACATCACCGCCGCGGTGAACGAGGCGAGCATCATGCGCACCTTCGAGCGTGACAAGGACGAACTCCGCGCCTTTGGTGTCGCGATCGAGACACTGCCCGACGGCGACGGCGGCGAGTCGCGCTACCGGCTCCGGCCCGATGAGTTCTATCTACCGTTGCTCGCGCTGTGTGAATCGCGCATCGTTTCCGCGCTCGAAGTGCGAACCATAGCGCGCCCGAAAGGCATCGGCTTCCAGACATTGCCGGTGCTCGCGATCACACCCGATGAATGTCTCACGCTGCGCCGCGCGGCTGGGCGTGTGCGCGCACTCGGCAATCCGACACTCGATGCCGATGCCGCCGGCGCGATCCGCAAGCTCGAACAGGACGTTGGACTGCTGCCGATCGGCGAGCCGATCGTCGCTGCGGTAAAGGTGCACGCGAGCACCTTCGAAGTGCTTGGCGCTGCCCTCTCGGCGCGACAGCGGGTGACGTTCAGCTACGCCAGCATGGGTCGCAATCAGCAGAGCATGCGCACGGTGGAACCGTACGGTCTCGTGTTCCTCACGGGGCACTGGTATCTCGTCGCGCACGATCCGACACAGCAGGCGCTACGACAGTTCCGGGTGAGCCGCATCTCCAAGCCGAAGTACAACGCGCAGAAGAAGCAGCCGGATTACGTCATCCCCGCCACTTTCGATCTTGAGGCGCATGCGGCCTCGCGTCAGTCGTGGGAGCTCGGTGACGAGGAGGCGGTGTCGGTCGTGGTCGCCTTTCGCGGCGAGTCGGGGCAGGTGCAGCAGGGCATGCAGTTGGGAGAGGAGACGAGCACCCCGTCAGAGCGATGCTTTCGGGTGCGTCGGCGCGATCCGTTCCTGCGTTGGCTGCTCACGTTTGGTGGTGATGCGTCGATCGTGTCGCCGGCCGAATGGCACGGCAGCTGGCGCACCTTGCTGCACGACACGTTGTCGGCCCATCGTGCGGCCCAGTCACTGGCGAACGCCGCGGAGGTCGCATGA
- a CDS encoding universal stress protein: MFVRAHDPVMHSEYLPPGTDGPVLVACDGASASSEALFNAGRLAIRALGGPLQVLGVCEPTPGVAAGMDVLLVPAELDEARRALMVEDVRRAISISAAGDPAWDVDVQLGSPARLLATEAFRRHASVIVMGIGRHNPLDRLFGTETTLATLRESRVPVLAVCPSFPTTPTHAVVGLDFSAASVQSARLAARLLAPNGRLTLVHVRPRFEHPSADWQAWDADYGRTLPPLFDQVRTQLDPPEGVTVDTVTVRGDPASSLLSFAQQAQCDLIAVGTQRHSFLERLMVGSVATRVLRTARCGVLAVPSAA, translated from the coding sequence ATGTTCGTTCGCGCTCATGATCCCGTCATGCACTCGGAGTATCTGCCGCCCGGCACCGATGGACCCGTGCTCGTCGCGTGCGACGGTGCATCGGCTTCGAGTGAGGCCCTGTTCAACGCGGGTCGGTTGGCGATCCGGGCGCTCGGTGGTCCACTTCAGGTCCTCGGCGTCTGTGAGCCGACACCCGGCGTGGCCGCCGGGATGGACGTGTTGCTGGTGCCGGCGGAGCTTGACGAGGCGCGCCGCGCGTTAATGGTCGAAGACGTGCGTCGTGCGATCTCGATCTCGGCCGCCGGTGATCCGGCGTGGGACGTGGACGTGCAGCTGGGCTCTCCCGCACGACTGTTGGCGACGGAGGCATTCCGCCGCCATGCGTCGGTCATCGTGATGGGTATCGGCCGCCATAACCCGCTCGACCGATTGTTCGGCACGGAGACGACGCTCGCCACGCTCAGGGAATCGCGCGTGCCGGTACTCGCCGTGTGCCCCAGCTTCCCGACGACCCCGACGCATGCGGTGGTCGGACTCGATTTCAGTGCGGCCAGCGTACAGTCAGCCCGTCTTGCCGCTCGCCTCCTGGCCCCCAACGGACGCCTCACGCTCGTACACGTACGTCCGCGCTTCGAACATCCGTCGGCAGATTGGCAGGCCTGGGACGCCGACTATGGCCGCACGCTGCCGCCCCTGTTCGATCAGGTCCGCACGCAGCTCGATCCGCCCGAAGGGGTGACCGTGGACACCGTCACCGTGCGCGGCGATCCCGCGTCGTCCTTACTGTCGTTCGCGCAGCAGGCGCAGTGCGATCTCATCGCGGTCGGCACGCAGCGTCACAGCTTCCTCGAGCGCCTGATGGTGGGCTCGGTCGCAACGCGTGTGTTGCGCACGGCGCGTTGCGGTGTGCTCGCGGTGCCATCGGCCGCGTGA
- a CDS encoding MlaD family protein gives MTTSRRASDFVVGATVLVVTIVVIGAVLWLKQADLRGKTRHLVVRTRDVGGVALGNPVVIRGVRSGHIESIALGERGWVVLTLGIDRGVTLPSDPVVLLAAASLFGEWQATITDATGLPADRELRAAINESRASGDTLAGAVLPDIAQLTTVAGRIAGDVAKVADRVQVAFDEQAARELRESIRNFSRLSAQLASTVELQSKNLDHISSDVQLGLKSINAAAANLNAFSSRVDSATSRGELQVIVNNSQTAAKELLAATTRLREVAEGLDRTEGRLASAVAKADSVFNKVNSGRGTLGLMVNDPALYQQSDSLVRELRALVADVKKNPKRYINVRVF, from the coding sequence ATGACCACCTCCCGACGGGCCAGCGATTTCGTGGTCGGCGCCACCGTGCTGGTGGTGACGATCGTGGTCATCGGCGCGGTCCTCTGGCTCAAGCAGGCCGATCTTCGCGGCAAGACCCGACATCTCGTGGTGCGCACGCGCGACGTGGGTGGCGTCGCGCTCGGTAACCCGGTGGTGATTCGCGGTGTGCGTTCCGGACATATCGAATCGATCGCCCTCGGCGAGCGCGGATGGGTGGTGCTCACGCTTGGCATCGATCGTGGTGTCACGCTGCCGTCCGATCCGGTCGTGCTACTCGCGGCCGCCAGCCTGTTCGGCGAATGGCAGGCCACGATCACCGACGCGACCGGCTTGCCAGCCGACCGTGAGCTGCGTGCCGCCATCAATGAGTCGCGCGCTTCCGGCGACACGCTGGCCGGGGCCGTGCTTCCCGACATCGCGCAACTGACCACGGTGGCCGGTCGCATCGCCGGTGATGTGGCCAAGGTCGCCGACCGGGTGCAGGTGGCGTTCGATGAGCAGGCCGCGCGCGAACTGCGTGAATCGATCCGCAACTTCTCTCGGCTTTCGGCGCAGTTGGCCTCCACGGTGGAGCTGCAGTCGAAGAACCTCGATCACATCAGCAGCGACGTGCAGCTCGGGCTCAAGAGCATCAACGCCGCAGCGGCCAACCTGAACGCGTTCTCGTCACGCGTCGACTCGGCGACGAGCCGTGGCGAACTCCAGGTCATCGTCAACAACTCACAGACGGCGGCCAAGGAGCTGCTCGCGGCGACCACACGCCTGCGCGAAGTGGCCGAGGGACTCGATCGTACGGAGGGCCGTCTAGCCAGTGCAGTGGCCAAAGCCGATTCGGTGTTCAACAAGGTCAATTCGGGTCGCGGCACGCTTGGACTGATGGTGAACGACCCGGCGTTGTACCAGCAGAGCGACTCGCTCGTGCGTGAATTGCGCGCGCTCGTGGCCGACGTGAAGAAGAACCCGAAGCGCTACATCAACGTGCGGGTGTTCTAG
- a CDS encoding helix-turn-helix transcriptional regulator → MTRADEQLQRLLIAFPTMADEHKLTFDELAALVGTDAKTLRADFHALDRDDTPAGFVEGVQLFVGSNSVSMRSSHFKRPMRLTRPEVASLELGLGMLEQELPVDERHQVTNVRARLREIAVRPVDTVVEKWKTSAPADAASTLAVEPARDDEWEAVVVLHRAIERHHVVQLTYQRSNDTESTVRRVRPYAMVRADANIYLVAFCERNDTLRVFRLDRVRGAVETSDPFELPADFTVESVLQQGHVFVQDAPAAESLVVRYSPAVARWIAERERGEWHPDGSLLVHYPLADESWAIRHVLQYGPDAVILAPERVRQAMELVLQRALDELPA, encoded by the coding sequence ATGACGCGCGCCGATGAACAGTTGCAACGCCTGTTGATTGCGTTTCCGACGATGGCCGACGAACACAAGCTCACGTTCGACGAACTTGCGGCGCTCGTGGGTACCGACGCCAAAACGCTGCGCGCCGACTTCCACGCTCTCGACCGCGACGATACCCCGGCCGGCTTTGTGGAGGGCGTACAACTGTTCGTTGGATCCAACAGCGTGTCGATGCGCTCGTCGCACTTCAAGCGTCCCATGCGGCTCACGCGGCCCGAGGTGGCGTCGCTCGAACTGGGGCTCGGCATGCTGGAGCAGGAGCTTCCGGTCGACGAGCGTCATCAGGTCACGAACGTCCGGGCGCGACTGCGCGAGATCGCCGTGCGACCGGTCGATACCGTGGTCGAGAAATGGAAGACCAGCGCGCCCGCCGATGCGGCCAGCACCCTCGCGGTTGAACCCGCGCGCGACGACGAATGGGAAGCCGTGGTCGTGCTGCATCGCGCCATCGAACGTCACCATGTCGTGCAGCTCACGTATCAGCGGTCGAACGACACCGAATCGACCGTGCGTCGCGTGCGCCCGTACGCGATGGTTCGGGCCGACGCCAACATCTATCTCGTGGCGTTCTGCGAGCGCAATGACACGCTCCGGGTGTTCCGGCTCGATCGGGTGCGCGGGGCGGTGGAGACCAGCGATCCCTTCGAACTCCCCGCCGATTTCACGGTGGAATCGGTCTTGCAACAGGGCCATGTGTTCGTGCAGGACGCGCCGGCCGCCGAGTCGCTGGTGGTTCGGTATAGTCCGGCCGTGGCACGTTGGATCGCCGAGCGTGAGCGTGGCGAGTGGCACCCCGACGGGTCATTGCTGGTGCACTATCCGCTGGCGGATGAATCCTGGGCGATCCGCCACGTGTTGCAGTACGGCCCCGACGCGGTGATCCTCGCGCCGGAGCGGGTGCGACAGGCGATGGAGCTGGTGCTCCAGCGCGCGCTCGACGAGCTTCCCGCCTGA
- a CDS encoding ArsR/SmtB family transcription factor, with protein MTSPRLAIHDRMVELADATRCRLLSALERQELTVGELATALQLPQSTVSRHLKILADEEWIASRAEGASRWYRRNPQLDADMRALWDIVRSAVGSTPAALQDAARIDAVISARRAGTQAFFATASAEWDALRNDMFGARADLSAALALLDESVIIGDLGCGTGALAAALAPHVAHVHAIDASPAMLSSASSRLAAYSNVTLSEGTLEALPLGDASLDAAVLMLVLHHVADPQRALRDVRRVLRPNGRLLIADMRPHAQERYREQMGHVWLGFDPLELTSWLHDAGFTDVRYVPLPVDPDATGPALFSATARCAVGSRSDSSLRIHR; from the coding sequence ATGACCTCGCCACGCCTTGCAATCCACGACCGTATGGTCGAGCTCGCCGACGCCACCCGGTGTCGGCTGCTTTCGGCGTTGGAGCGGCAGGAACTGACCGTCGGCGAACTGGCCACCGCCCTGCAACTGCCGCAGAGCACGGTGAGTCGGCATCTCAAGATACTGGCCGACGAAGAATGGATCGCCTCGCGGGCTGAAGGGGCGAGCCGATGGTATCGCCGGAATCCGCAGCTCGACGCCGACATGCGGGCCCTTTGGGACATCGTCCGATCGGCCGTCGGCAGCACGCCGGCGGCGCTCCAGGACGCCGCCCGGATCGATGCAGTGATCTCGGCCCGACGCGCCGGCACGCAGGCGTTCTTCGCCACCGCCAGCGCGGAATGGGATGCGCTGCGCAACGACATGTTCGGCGCGCGCGCTGACCTGAGCGCGGCGCTCGCGCTCCTCGATGAGTCAGTGATCATCGGCGATCTGGGCTGCGGCACCGGTGCCCTCGCCGCCGCGCTGGCCCCGCACGTGGCGCACGTGCATGCCATCGATGCTTCACCGGCCATGTTGTCGTCGGCCTCTTCGCGATTGGCCGCGTACAGCAACGTGACGCTCAGTGAGGGAACGCTCGAAGCGTTGCCCTTGGGCGACGCCTCTCTCGACGCGGCCGTGTTGATGCTGGTCCTGCACCATGTGGCCGATCCGCAGCGTGCGCTGCGCGATGTCCGACGCGTGCTCCGCCCCAACGGGCGCCTGCTCATTGCCGATATGCGCCCGCACGCGCAGGAGCGCTATCGCGAGCAGATGGGTCACGTGTGGCTCGGCTTCGATCCGCTCGAACTGACGTCGTGGCTGCACGACGCCGGCTTTACCGACGTTCGCTATGTCCCGCTACCGGTGGATCCCGACGCCACCGGCCCCGCGTTGTTTTCCGCCACGGCGCGCTGCGCTGTGGGTTCCCGTTCCGACTCTTCTCTCAGGATTCATAGGTAA
- the ahcY gene encoding adenosylhomocysteinase, whose protein sequence is MSTVVVTEKGAAPLASLDRPAFAVRDLALAEWGRKEIRLAEFEMPGLMALRAEYAGKHPLKGAKIMGSLHMTVQTAVLIETLVELGADVRWVSCNIFSTQDHAAAAVAVGPHGTVESPKGTPVFAWKGETLEEYWWCTEQALMWSDGTGPNLLLDDGGDATLLVHKGTEYEKSGVIPGFDSDNEPEEWGVILDLLRAEQAKNPGRWTKVLAGIRGVSEETTTGVHRLYEMERAGTLAFPAINVNDAVTKSKFDNLYGCRHSIIDGLNRATDVMLAGKIAVVMGYGDVGKGCAQALKGQGARVIITEIDPICALQAALEGYQVTTLEDIVDEADIFISATGNKNVITVEHMGRMKDKAIVANIGHFDNEIDMAGLKKVEGMKRINIKPQYDEFVLPNGRSILILAEGRLMNLGCATGHPSFVMSASFTNQVLAQLELHANAESYGKRVFVLPKHLDEKVARLHLPKLGVKLTTLNTEQADYLGVNPMGPFKSEHYRY, encoded by the coding sequence ATGTCTACCGTCGTCGTCACCGAAAAGGGTGCTGCGCCACTGGCGTCGCTCGATCGTCCCGCGTTCGCCGTGCGTGATCTCGCGCTCGCCGAGTGGGGCCGCAAGGAAATCCGTCTCGCCGAGTTCGAAATGCCGGGCCTCATGGCGCTGCGCGCCGAATATGCCGGCAAGCATCCACTCAAGGGTGCGAAGATCATGGGCTCGCTGCACATGACGGTGCAGACGGCCGTGCTGATCGAAACGCTCGTCGAACTCGGCGCCGATGTGCGCTGGGTGTCGTGCAACATCTTCAGCACGCAGGACCACGCCGCGGCCGCCGTGGCTGTCGGTCCGCACGGCACGGTGGAATCGCCCAAGGGCACGCCGGTGTTCGCGTGGAAGGGTGAGACGCTCGAGGAGTACTGGTGGTGCACCGAGCAGGCGCTGATGTGGAGCGACGGCACGGGCCCGAATCTGTTGCTTGATGATGGAGGCGACGCCACGCTGCTCGTGCACAAGGGCACCGAGTACGAGAAGAGCGGCGTGATCCCGGGCTTCGACAGCGACAACGAGCCAGAAGAGTGGGGCGTGATTCTCGACCTGCTGCGCGCCGAGCAGGCGAAGAACCCCGGCCGTTGGACGAAGGTGCTGGCCGGTATTCGCGGCGTGAGCGAAGAGACCACGACGGGCGTGCATCGCCTGTACGAGATGGAGCGCGCGGGCACGCTGGCCTTCCCGGCTATCAACGTGAACGACGCCGTGACGAAGTCGAAGTTCGACAACTTGTACGGCTGCCGTCACTCGATCATCGATGGTCTGAACCGCGCGACCGACGTCATGCTTGCGGGCAAGATCGCGGTCGTGATGGGTTACGGCGATGTGGGCAAGGGCTGCGCGCAGGCGCTCAAGGGTCAGGGCGCGCGCGTGATCATCACCGAAATCGATCCCATCTGCGCATTGCAGGCGGCACTCGAAGGCTACCAGGTGACCACGCTCGAAGACATCGTGGACGAAGCGGACATCTTCATCTCGGCGACGGGCAACAAGAACGTCATCACGGTCGAGCACATGGGCCGCATGAAGGACAAGGCGATCGTGGCGAACATCGGCCACTTCGACAACGAGATCGATATGGCCGGTCTCAAGAAGGTCGAAGGCATGAAGCGTATCAACATCAAGCCGCAGTACGATGAGTTCGTGCTGCCGAACGGCCGCTCGATCCTGATCCTCGCCGAAGGCCGTTTGATGAACCTCGGCTGCGCGACGGGCCACCCGAGCTTCGTGATGTCGGCGAGCTTCACGAATCAGGTGCTGGCGCAGCTCGAACTGCATGCGAACGCGGAGAGCTACGGCAAGCGTGTGTTCGTCCTGCCGAAGCATCTCGACGAGAAGGTCGCGCGCTTGCACCTGCCGAAGCTTGGTGTGAAGTTGACCACGCTGAACACCGAGCAGGCCGACTACCTCGGCGTGAATCCGATGGGCCCGTTCAAGTCGGAGCACTACCGCTACTAG
- a CDS encoding phage holin family protein yields MTFILRLLINAVALWCAARFIDGISYTGSWQGLVALALVFGVVNTLVRPVLSFFSFPIQIITLGLFTLVLNAAMLLLTSALATRLGVSFHISGFWAAFIGALLVSILSTILSWVVIPSDADAD; encoded by the coding sequence ATGACCTTCATTCTGCGACTCCTGATCAATGCGGTCGCGCTGTGGTGCGCCGCTCGCTTCATCGATGGCATCAGCTATACCGGAAGCTGGCAGGGACTGGTCGCACTCGCACTGGTGTTCGGCGTCGTGAACACGTTGGTGCGACCGGTGCTGTCGTTCTTCTCGTTCCCGATCCAGATCATCACGCTGGGCCTGTTCACCCTCGTGCTGAACGCCGCCATGCTGCTGCTCACGAGCGCCCTTGCCACGCGACTTGGCGTCTCGTTCCACATCAGTGGCTTCTGGGCCGCGTTCATCGGGGCGTTGTTGGTGAGCATCCTCAGTACCATCCTCAGTTGGGTCGTGATCCCGAGCGACGCCGACGCCGACTGA
- a CDS encoding phospholipase D-like domain-containing protein has translation MADRHSPREVRTYRAWGAARRFTEGVRDPAFRELLQLIDGGSLHGCPPLVLLPDGAQAFQRMIASMDSAQEEVLLETYIMRDDKLGESVQQALIRAAARGVRTYVLADAVGSMNTGDRFWETLTEHGVEVRHFHRVWHHPFEALRRDHRKILVCDRRIAFTGGMNIAEEYGSSIRSKSNAWRDTFVQVEGSVARELAAVFAEGWDRAKGPDLPGLEYVSWSVIDETSTRAPAHVVGPRKLQRALQQKLHQKLGAQRDKRRGRRVRSVADLAAPDDRAVLVLAPRPGRGQREMLGALAAMIGGARQRLWITTPYFAPPTRALTLLLAAAQHGVDVRLLLPGEHADVPLIRHAAHGTYHKLLKGGVRVFEYQRATLHAKTVVIDGHASLIGSSNLDFRSFWLNAECNVLVFDDECGAGMEASFEADLKDSHEVTMEEWRQRTWSHRVFDRLARALRLAL, from the coding sequence ATGGCTGACCGACACTCGCCTCGGGAAGTGCGCACGTACCGCGCGTGGGGCGCCGCCCGGCGCTTCACCGAGGGCGTGCGCGACCCGGCGTTTCGCGAGCTCCTGCAGCTGATCGACGGCGGATCGCTGCATGGCTGTCCTCCCCTCGTGCTGCTTCCCGACGGCGCGCAGGCGTTCCAGCGGATGATCGCGAGCATGGACAGCGCGCAGGAGGAGGTCCTGCTCGAGACCTACATCATGCGTGATGACAAGCTCGGCGAGTCGGTGCAGCAGGCGCTGATTCGCGCGGCGGCGCGCGGCGTACGCACCTACGTGTTGGCCGATGCCGTGGGCTCGATGAATACCGGCGATCGATTCTGGGAAACCCTGACCGAGCACGGGGTTGAAGTGCGACACTTTCATCGGGTGTGGCACCATCCCTTCGAGGCGCTACGACGGGATCATCGCAAGATCCTCGTGTGCGATCGCCGGATCGCGTTCACGGGGGGCATGAACATCGCCGAAGAGTACGGATCATCGATTCGCTCGAAGAGCAACGCGTGGCGAGACACGTTCGTCCAAGTTGAAGGCTCGGTGGCGCGTGAGCTGGCGGCGGTGTTCGCCGAAGGATGGGATCGCGCGAAGGGTCCTGACTTGCCCGGGCTCGAGTACGTGAGTTGGAGTGTGATCGACGAGACGTCCACACGCGCTCCCGCTCACGTCGTGGGGCCGCGCAAGTTGCAGCGCGCCCTGCAGCAGAAGCTGCATCAGAAGCTCGGCGCGCAGCGAGATAAACGACGGGGTCGGCGCGTACGCAGTGTCGCCGATCTCGCGGCGCCGGACGATCGCGCGGTGCTGGTCCTCGCGCCGCGACCCGGACGCGGACAACGTGAGATGCTCGGCGCGCTGGCGGCGATGATCGGCGGCGCACGCCAGCGACTCTGGATCACCACACCGTATTTTGCGCCGCCTACACGCGCACTGACGCTCTTGCTTGCGGCGGCACAACACGGTGTCGATGTGCGCCTGCTGCTACCCGGAGAGCACGCCGACGTGCCACTCATCCGGCACGCCGCACACGGCACGTATCACAAGCTGTTGAAGGGCGGTGTGCGTGTGTTCGAGTATCAGCGCGCGACGTTGCATGCGAAGACGGTCGTGATCGACGGGCACGCCAGCTTGATTGGCTCGTCGAACCTCGATTTCCGTTCGTTCTGGCTGAACGCGGAGTGCAACGTTCTGGTGTTCGACGACGAGTGTGGCGCCGGCATGGAAGCGAGCTTTGAGGCCGATCTAAAAGACAGTCACGAAGTCACGATGGAAGAATGGCGACAGCGCACGTGGTCTCACCGAGTGTTCGACCGCCTCGCTCGCGCGCTACGCTTGGCCCTTTAG
- a CDS encoding MlaE family ABC transporter permease: MNSLHQRISAVGRTTRSFFDQIGAGARFVAATFRAMRDTKDWIPEFSTHARVLGVESLPIGIFIALFTGIVLALLASYSVGDLVPPYFVGTLVQKTITLELAPVLTGLALAGRVGANIAAELGTMRVTEQIDALETLTFDPMSHLVVPRVLASTLMFPVVVAVAMLVGLLSGWVASLVLLDITTPQFLKGARIFFTDFDVRYGLVKSASFGAAVSLIGCRAGLNTEGGAQGVGRGATRAVVISAVMILVLDAFWALVWLSGRTLR; this comes from the coding sequence GTGAATTCGCTGCATCAGCGCATCAGCGCCGTCGGCCGGACCACACGATCGTTCTTCGATCAGATCGGTGCCGGCGCGCGATTCGTCGCGGCGACGTTTCGGGCCATGCGTGACACGAAGGACTGGATCCCCGAGTTCAGCACGCACGCGCGCGTACTCGGTGTCGAGTCACTCCCGATCGGCATCTTCATTGCGCTGTTCACCGGCATCGTGCTGGCGCTGCTCGCGAGCTACTCCGTGGGTGATCTCGTGCCGCCGTATTTTGTGGGCACGCTGGTCCAGAAGACCATCACCCTCGAACTCGCTCCGGTGCTCACGGGTCTGGCGCTGGCCGGACGCGTTGGAGCGAATATCGCCGCCGAGTTGGGCACGATGCGCGTGACCGAACAGATCGATGCACTCGAAACGCTCACGTTCGATCCGATGAGTCATCTCGTGGTGCCGCGCGTACTCGCATCAACGCTGATGTTTCCTGTCGTGGTGGCCGTGGCGATGCTGGTTGGTCTGCTGTCGGGCTGGGTGGCGTCGTTGGTGCTGCTCGATATCACCACACCGCAGTTCCTGAAGGGAGCGCGCATCTTCTTCACCGACTTCGACGTGCGCTATGGCCTCGTGAAGTCGGCGAGCTTCGGTGCGGCGGTCTCGTTGATCGGCTGCCGCGCCGGGTTGAACACGGAAGGCGGGGCACAGGGCGTGGGACGCGGCGCCACGCGCGCGGTCGTGATTTCCGCCGTCATGATTCTCGTACTCGATGCTTTCTGGGCGCTGGTCTGGCTCTCTGGCCGTACACTTCGGTAA